In one Parageobacillus genomosp. 1 genomic region, the following are encoded:
- the lpdA gene encoding dihydrolipoyl dehydrogenase, with product MAKEYDLVILGGGTGGYVAAIRASQLGLKTAVVEKGKLGGTCLHAGCIPSKALLRSAEVYAQTKNSETFGVVASDVRLDFAKVQARKAAIIEQLHKGVQHLMKKGKIDVYAGTGRILGPSIFSPMPGTISVEMNDGSENEMLVPKNVIIATGSRPRTLPGLDIDGKLVMTSDEALQMETLPSSIIIVGGGVIGIEWASMLNDFGVDVTVLEYAERILPTEDHDVSKEVEKLLKRRGITIVTGAKVLPETLEKGNGVTIQAEHNGEQKTFTAEKMLVSVGRQANIEGIGIENTDIVVEKGFIQTNEFYQTKESHIYAIGDVIGGLQLAHVASHEGIVAVEHIAGQNPSPIDYTMISKCVYSRPEVASVGLTEEEAKAKGYDVKVGKFPFKAIGKALVFGEAEGFVKIVADQKTNDLLGVHMVGPHVTDMISEAGLARVLDATPWEVAHTIHPHPTLSEAMAEAALAVDGKAIHF from the coding sequence ATGGCAAAAGAATATGATCTCGTCATCCTTGGCGGCGGCACGGGAGGATATGTGGCGGCGATTCGCGCTTCCCAGCTAGGGTTAAAAACAGCCGTTGTCGAAAAAGGCAAGCTGGGCGGAACGTGTCTGCATGCCGGCTGTATTCCAAGCAAGGCGCTGCTGCGGAGCGCGGAAGTATACGCGCAAACGAAAAACAGCGAAACGTTTGGCGTCGTGGCAAGCGATGTACGCCTTGACTTCGCCAAAGTGCAGGCGCGCAAAGCAGCCATTATCGAGCAGCTCCATAAAGGCGTCCAGCACTTAATGAAAAAAGGAAAAATTGACGTTTATGCCGGAACTGGGCGCATTTTAGGCCCATCGATTTTCTCGCCGATGCCGGGAACGATTTCCGTGGAAATGAATGACGGTTCGGAAAACGAAATGCTCGTGCCAAAAAATGTCATCATCGCCACAGGTTCGCGTCCGCGAACGCTGCCAGGCCTTGACATTGACGGCAAATTGGTCATGACATCCGATGAAGCGCTGCAAATGGAAACACTTCCTTCTTCGATTATTATCGTCGGCGGCGGTGTCATTGGCATTGAATGGGCATCGATGCTGAATGATTTTGGTGTCGACGTGACGGTATTGGAATACGCCGAGCGCATTTTGCCGACGGAAGATCATGACGTCTCCAAAGAAGTGGAAAAGCTTTTAAAACGCCGTGGCATTACGATTGTCACAGGGGCAAAAGTCTTGCCGGAAACGTTGGAAAAAGGAAATGGTGTGACAATTCAAGCGGAGCATAATGGCGAGCAAAAAACGTTTACCGCCGAAAAAATGCTCGTCTCTGTTGGCCGTCAAGCAAACATTGAAGGAATCGGCATCGAAAATACCGATATTGTCGTCGAAAAAGGATTTATTCAAACGAACGAGTTTTACCAAACGAAAGAATCGCATATTTATGCGATTGGCGATGTCATCGGCGGCTTGCAGCTAGCGCATGTAGCGTCCCATGAAGGAATCGTTGCTGTCGAGCATATTGCTGGCCAAAACCCATCCCCGATCGACTACACCATGATTTCGAAATGTGTCTACAGCCGTCCGGAAGTCGCAAGCGTCGGCTTAACGGAAGAAGAAGCGAAAGCAAAGGGATATGATGTCAAAGTCGGAAAATTTCCATTTAAAGCGATCGGTAAAGCGCTCGTGTTCGGCGAAGCGGAAGGGTTCGTGAAAATCGTAGCCGATCAAAAAACGAACGACTTGCTTGGTGTTCATATGGTCGGTCCTCACGTCACCGATATGATTTCTGAAGCGGGGTTAGCGCGCGTCTTGGATGCGACTCCGTGGGAAGTGGCGCATACGATTCATCCGCATCCAACGCTATCGGAAGCAATGGCGGAAGCGGCACTTGCCGTGGATGGAAAAGCGATTCATTTTTAA
- the buk gene encoding butyrate kinase, whose amino-acid sequence MQEQKFRILTINPGSTSTKIGVFENERSIFEKTIRHDAETLQRYPSIIDQYEFRKQTILDALDEEGINLSKLSAVCGRGGLLRPIEGGTYRVNEQMLKDLRKGYSGQHASNLGGILAYEIASALNIPAFIVDPVVVDELEPIARISGFALIERRSIFHALNQKAVARRVAKQLGKRYEELNLIVAHMGGGITVGAHKKGRVVDVNNGLDGEGPFSPERAGTVPAGDLVSLCFSGEYFRDEVMSMLVGKGGLVGYLGTNDAVKVEKMIEAGDEKAKLVYSAMAYQVAKEIGAASAALAGKVDAIILTGGLAYGKQFVKEISDRVHWIADVIVHPGENELQALAEGALRVLRGEEKDKVYPSGNVTHTTVLR is encoded by the coding sequence TTGCAAGAGCAGAAGTTTCGCATTTTAACCATTAATCCTGGATCGACCTCGACAAAAATTGGCGTGTTTGAAAACGAGCGCTCCATTTTTGAAAAAACGATTCGCCATGATGCAGAAACGCTGCAGCGTTATCCATCGATTATTGATCAATATGAATTTCGCAAACAAACGATTTTAGACGCGCTCGATGAAGAAGGCATCAATCTTTCCAAATTAAGCGCTGTTTGCGGCCGCGGTGGGCTTTTGCGCCCGATCGAAGGCGGCACATACCGCGTCAATGAACAGATGCTCAAGGATTTGCGTAAAGGCTATTCCGGCCAGCACGCTTCGAATCTTGGCGGCATTTTGGCGTATGAAATTGCTTCGGCGTTAAATATCCCCGCGTTTATTGTTGACCCTGTTGTCGTTGATGAACTTGAGCCAATCGCCCGTATTTCTGGATTTGCGCTCATTGAGCGGAGAAGCATTTTCCATGCTCTCAATCAAAAGGCGGTGGCTCGCCGCGTTGCTAAGCAGCTCGGCAAACGGTATGAAGAGCTGAACCTTATTGTCGCCCATATGGGCGGCGGAATTACCGTCGGCGCCCATAAAAAAGGCCGCGTAGTCGATGTTAATAACGGATTGGACGGCGAAGGTCCGTTTAGCCCGGAACGCGCCGGCACCGTGCCCGCTGGCGACCTCGTTTCTTTATGTTTCTCCGGTGAATACTTCCGTGATGAAGTAATGAGCATGCTTGTCGGCAAAGGCGGGCTAGTCGGTTACCTTGGCACCAATGATGCGGTAAAAGTGGAAAAAATGATTGAAGCGGGCGATGAAAAGGCGAAGCTAGTATATAGCGCAATGGCCTATCAAGTGGCAAAAGAAATCGGAGCGGCAAGCGCTGCATTGGCGGGAAAAGTCGACGCGATTATTTTAACGGGCGGCCTTGCCTACGGAAAACAGTTTGTGAAGGAAATCAGCGATCGCGTTCACTGGATTGCCGATGTGATTGTTCACCCTGGTGAAAACGAGTTGCAAGCGCTTGCGGAAGGGGCGTTGCGCGTGTTGCGCGGCGAAGAAAAAGACAAAGTATATCCGAGCGGAAATGTGACACACACAACCGTTTTGCGATAG